From Deltaproteobacteria bacterium, one genomic window encodes:
- a CDS encoding DUF4105 domain-containing protein, translated as MRRTLAKVATRTLLVIVILGLSAWAALALYLGPLQSTLWAAALVAAGLVAVVAAVLPSLRWWPLALFTAAFIAFLLRWDSVQPSNDREWQPDVAVLPFATFDGDLVTIHNVRNFDYRSETDFTPHYYDKTYDMQQLDSADLIAVYWMGDAIAHIMLSFGFAEHDFVTVSIETRKEVGETYDTIKGFFRQYELIYIVGDERDLIRLRTNYRKDPPEDAYLYRTNAPPENVRRLFRSYFDKINELKQHPGFYNTLTTNCTTNVLMHTKVNPGSHAYSWKILLSGYAPLYAYERGRLDTSLPFEELKQRSHINAAAHAADQAADFSQQIRAGLPNPSAGNSEH; from the coding sequence ATGAGACGCACCCTGGCAAAGGTCGCGACACGCACCCTCCTGGTGATCGTCATTCTGGGCCTCTCAGCGTGGGCGGCTCTGGCTCTGTACTTGGGGCCTTTGCAATCCACGCTGTGGGCCGCCGCACTCGTTGCGGCGGGGCTGGTCGCCGTTGTCGCCGCAGTCCTGCCTAGCCTCCGCTGGTGGCCCCTAGCATTGTTCACGGCCGCCTTCATCGCCTTCCTGCTTCGCTGGGACAGTGTCCAGCCATCCAACGATCGCGAATGGCAACCCGATGTCGCCGTGCTGCCCTTCGCCACTTTCGATGGCGACCTGGTGACGATCCACAACGTCCGCAACTTCGACTATCGCAGCGAGACCGACTTCACCCCGCACTACTACGACAAGACCTACGACATGCAGCAGCTCGATTCCGCCGACCTGATTGCCGTCTACTGGATGGGCGATGCCATCGCGCACATCATGCTGAGCTTCGGCTTCGCCGAACACGACTTCGTCACGGTCTCGATCGAGACGCGCAAAGAGGTCGGCGAGACCTACGACACCATCAAGGGCTTCTTCCGGCAATACGAGTTGATCTACATCGTCGGCGATGAACGCGACCTGATCCGGCTGCGCACCAACTACCGCAAAGATCCGCCCGAGGACGCCTACCTCTACCGTACCAACGCTCCGCCCGAGAACGTCCGCCGGCTGTTTCGAAGCTACTTCGACAAAATCAACGAGCTCAAACAGCACCCAGGCTTCTACAATACGCTGACTACGAACTGCACGACGAATGTGCTCATGCACACCAAAGTGAATCCCGGTAGCCACGCCTACTCGTGGAAGATCCTGTTGAGCGGCTACGCGCCGCTATACGCGTACGAGCGAGGGCGACTCGACACCAGCCTGCCGTTCGAAGAGCTGAAGCAGCGCTCACACATCAACGCCGCCGCCCACGCCGCGGATCAGGCCGCCGACTTCTCGCAGCAGATTCGCGCGGGCTTACCGAATCCATCGGCGGGCAATTCCGAACACTGA
- a CDS encoding alpha/beta hydrolase, giving the protein MSVGVAGLATGCAPLVGVKHLSARDVGRSYTSNVLSTDDLSDATRIALRRHNLVEQFDDKPEDALAQLHRAVLSEGAANDDLFALAELSFFHAERGGKQSYYLAAAVYSFAFLFPEDATHRPVAMDPRYRWACDVYDRALTLGFKAAKGDNIEPRAGRYQLPFGVLNVEFDETDLTWGNRRLKDFVPVAELEVIGLRNRYRSHGIGAPLAATTERTGSSQPGDDFVGPFVRIPLTAVLLLEHPRQQLVGPELSATLRLIAANSADTIAIGTETVPLENDRTAAIATTLAANSMLENELFNFLGNATGMHGQSRLAAREPFQPGRIPVVFVHGTNSSPARWADMVNDLEADPWVRQHYQFWFFSYDSGNPIAYSAMLLRRALKKGIQTYDPEGRDPCLQHMIVIGHSQGGLLTKMTVIDSGDRFWRNVSDTPIDQLHVSEDTRALVQEAMFVEPLPFVSRVVFISTPHRGSYLAGPELVRRVVQKLVSMPSTLVQTGADLFSKDDVKPYLKMQTLPTAIDNMSPGHPFIRTIAEIPVAPGVHAHSIISVDGDVPKESGGDGVVKYVSAHIDGVESEYVVNSPHSCQSNADTIDEVDRILHLHAADVACGRSDSAASAPRSAVEP; this is encoded by the coding sequence ATGAGCGTGGGGGTGGCCGGGCTGGCCACCGGCTGTGCGCCGCTGGTCGGCGTCAAGCATCTCTCCGCGCGCGACGTGGGCCGCTCGTATACCAGCAATGTGCTCTCTACCGACGATCTCAGCGACGCGACACGCATCGCTTTGCGGCGGCACAATCTGGTCGAGCAGTTCGATGACAAGCCGGAAGACGCCCTCGCGCAACTGCACCGCGCCGTGCTGAGCGAAGGCGCGGCCAACGATGATCTGTTCGCCTTGGCGGAGCTCTCGTTCTTTCACGCCGAACGCGGCGGCAAGCAGTCCTACTATCTCGCCGCCGCAGTCTACAGTTTCGCCTTTCTGTTCCCCGAGGACGCGACGCATCGACCGGTGGCCATGGATCCGCGCTACCGCTGGGCTTGCGATGTCTACGATCGCGCCCTCACCCTCGGGTTCAAAGCGGCGAAGGGAGACAACATCGAGCCGCGTGCGGGCCGTTACCAATTGCCGTTCGGCGTACTCAACGTGGAGTTTGACGAAACGGATCTGACCTGGGGAAACCGCCGGCTGAAGGACTTCGTGCCGGTGGCCGAGTTGGAGGTGATCGGCCTGCGCAACCGCTACCGCTCGCACGGCATCGGTGCGCCGCTGGCCGCCACTACCGAACGCACAGGCTCGAGCCAGCCCGGCGATGACTTCGTCGGCCCCTTCGTGCGCATCCCCCTCACCGCGGTCCTGCTCCTCGAACATCCGCGGCAACAGCTCGTTGGTCCTGAGCTGAGCGCCACGCTCCGCCTCATCGCCGCAAACAGCGCGGACACGATCGCCATCGGCACCGAAACCGTTCCGCTGGAAAACGATCGAACAGCGGCGATCGCGACGACGCTGGCGGCAAATTCAATGTTGGAAAACGAGCTGTTCAACTTTCTGGGCAATGCGACGGGCATGCACGGCCAGAGCCGTCTTGCCGCGCGCGAGCCCTTTCAGCCCGGCCGTATTCCGGTGGTGTTCGTCCACGGAACCAACTCGAGTCCGGCACGCTGGGCTGACATGGTCAACGATCTCGAGGCCGATCCCTGGGTGCGCCAGCACTATCAGTTCTGGTTTTTTTCGTACGACAGCGGCAACCCCATCGCCTACTCGGCGATGCTGCTGAGGCGCGCCCTGAAGAAGGGCATCCAGACCTACGACCCGGAAGGTCGCGACCCGTGCCTGCAGCACATGATTGTCATCGGCCACAGCCAGGGGGGGCTGCTCACCAAGATGACCGTGATCGATTCCGGGGATCGGTTCTGGCGCAATGTCAGTGACACACCGATCGACCAGCTGCATGTCTCCGAAGACACGCGCGCCCTGGTGCAGGAAGCGATGTTCGTTGAGCCGTTACCGTTCGTGAGTCGGGTGGTCTTCATTTCTACGCCGCATCGCGGCAGCTATCTCGCCGGTCCGGAGCTGGTGCGCCGCGTGGTGCAGAAGCTGGTCTCGATGCCGAGCACGCTGGTGCAAACCGGCGCCGATCTGTTCTCCAAAGACGACGTCAAGCCGTACTTGAAAATGCAGACGCTCCCCACCGCGATCGACAACATGTCTCCCGGCCATCCCTTCATTCGAACCATCGCGGAGATTCCGGTGGCGCCGGGCGTCCACGCGCACTCGATCATCTCGGTCGACGGCGATGTCCCGAAGGAAAGCGGCGGCGACGGCGTGGTCAAGTATGTCAGCGCTCACATCGACGGCGTCGAGTCGGAGTACGTCGTGAACTCGCCGCATTCATGTCAGTCGAATGCCGACACCATCGACGAGGTAGACCGGATTCTGCACTTGCACGCCGCCGATGTCGCGTGCGGTCGTTCGGACTCGGCCGCCAGCGCACCGCGCAGCGCGGTGGAGCCATGA
- a CDS encoding haloacid dehalogenase-like hydrolase: MRSLVVKTLVALLLLTKAASALDPLPSWNDTAAKKAIIAFVEKVTTAGSPDFVPVPERIAVFDNDGTLWCEQPVPVQFYFALDRVKALAPQHPEWKTKEPFASLLKGDLKTALAGGDHALLELVMATHAGMTTVEFEQMVKDWLATARHPKTGKLFTEMTYQPMLEVLAYLRANGFKNFIVSGGGIEFMRPWTEQAYGIPPEQVIGSIIKTKFEMRDGKPVLVRLPELIFNDDKADKPVGIHRNIGRRPIAAFGNSRGDQEMLEYTQGGSGARFELLVLHDDAAREFAYGPARGLPDVKLGAFPPALDEQAKKDGWTVVSMKDDWKQVFPSEQSPVTAIDILLEPDAVMLQHSEANNARLLAVFPKGFALDAAHRPHITMIQCFVRTADLDKVYAAVHKVLAAANVNGMKLDAFKYYYVPSGAIGLAGIVAKPTPELLKLQEDIIAAVAPFTVDSGTMTAFTAAHDDPAIDAQMIQYVSTFVTKQTGENFSPHVTTGIALREYLDAMLTEPFEPFTFSPAGAAVYQLGPFGTAAKQLKEWDLKP, from the coding sequence ATGAGAAGCTTGGTTGTGAAGACTCTGGTCGCTCTGCTGCTGCTCACAAAGGCGGCCTCCGCCCTCGACCCGCTCCCTTCCTGGAACGACACCGCAGCGAAGAAGGCGATCATCGCCTTTGTCGAGAAGGTCACGACGGCCGGCTCGCCGGATTTTGTGCCGGTGCCTGAACGCATCGCCGTATTCGACAACGACGGCACGCTGTGGTGCGAGCAGCCGGTGCCCGTTCAATTTTACTTCGCGCTCGACCGCGTGAAGGCGCTCGCGCCGCAGCATCCCGAATGGAAAACGAAGGAACCATTCGCCTCGCTGCTCAAGGGCGATTTGAAAACTGCGCTCGCCGGTGGTGACCACGCGCTCCTCGAACTCGTCATGGCCACGCACGCGGGCATGACCACGGTGGAATTCGAGCAGATGGTCAAGGACTGGCTCGCGACCGCGAGACATCCGAAAACCGGTAAGCTCTTCACCGAGATGACCTATCAGCCGATGCTCGAAGTGCTCGCCTACCTGCGCGCGAACGGTTTCAAGAACTTCATCGTCTCCGGCGGCGGCATCGAGTTCATGCGTCCATGGACGGAGCAGGCGTACGGCATCCCGCCGGAACAGGTCATCGGCAGCATCATCAAGACGAAGTTTGAAATGCGTGACGGCAAGCCCGTCCTCGTGCGTCTGCCCGAGCTGATCTTCAATGACGACAAGGCCGACAAGCCCGTTGGCATCCACCGGAACATTGGCCGCCGGCCCATCGCCGCGTTCGGAAACTCCCGTGGCGACCAAGAAATGTTGGAGTACACGCAGGGCGGCAGCGGCGCGCGGTTCGAACTCCTGGTGCTGCACGATGATGCCGCGCGCGAATTCGCCTACGGTCCGGCACGCGGACTGCCAGACGTCAAGCTCGGTGCCTTCCCGCCCGCGCTCGATGAACAAGCGAAGAAGGATGGCTGGACCGTCGTCAGCATGAAGGACGATTGGAAACAGGTCTTCCCGTCCGAGCAGTCCCCCGTCACCGCCATCGACATCCTGCTGGAGCCGGACGCCGTGATGCTGCAGCATTCCGAAGCCAACAACGCCCGCTTGCTCGCGGTCTTCCCGAAAGGTTTCGCACTGGATGCGGCGCACCGTCCGCACATCACGATGATCCAGTGTTTCGTCCGCACGGCGGACCTCGACAAGGTCTATGCCGCCGTTCACAAGGTGCTCGCCGCCGCCAACGTGAACGGCATGAAACTGGACGCCTTCAAATACTACTACGTCCCGAGCGGGGCCATCGGCCTCGCGGGCATTGTCGCGAAGCCGACGCCCGAACTGCTCAAGTTGCAAGAGGACATCATTGCGGCCGTGGCCCCGTTCACGGTGGACTCCGGAACCATGACCGCGTTCACCGCTGCGCACGACGACCCCGCAATCGACGCGCAGATGATCCAATACGTGTCGACGTTCGTAACGAAGCAGACCGGCGAGAACTTCAGTCCACACGTCACCACCGGTATCGCGCTCCGCGAATACCTCGACGCAATGCTCACCGAACCGTTCGAGCCGTTCACCTTCTCGCCAGCGGGCGCGGCCGTTTACCAACTCGGCCCGTTCGGCACGGCGGCGAAGCAACTCAAGGAGTGGGATTTGAAGCCGTAG
- a CDS encoding arylsulfatase, with translation MIQRKGLKATRLIASVAAGVALWIGGATAQEAKPKAPADKKPNIVIIWGDDVGQTDVSAYSMGLMGFHTPNIDRVAKEGMIFTDYYAEQSCTAGRGSFITGQSGLRTGLTKVGLPGAAVGLQKEDPTIAELLKAQGYATGQFGKNHLGDRNEYLPTVHGFDEFYGNLYHLNANEEPELPDFPKDPAFLAKFGPRGVLDCKASNKDDTTVDPRFGKVGKQVCTDTGPLTKKRMETIDDDVADRAVDFIQRQNKAGKPAFVWVNFSHMHFRTHTKAESIGQAGRWQSPYHDTMIDHDKNVGSVLKVLDDLGIADNTFVMYSTDNGPHMNSWPDAAMTPFRSEKNTNWEGAYRVPAMVRWPGHIKPGSVSNDIVAHLDWLPTLLAIAGDTQVKEELLKGYKVGDVTYKVHLDGDNLVPYLTGQAEKSPRVSFLYINDDQQLTALRYDNWKLVFMEQRAKGTLLLWANPFTSLRVPKILNLRTDPYERADITSNTYYDWLLDHAFLLVPAQAYVGQFLMTFKDYPQRQKADSFNLDDVFRKLKESEGSK, from the coding sequence ATGATTCAACGCAAGGGACTCAAGGCCACGCGGCTCATCGCCAGCGTGGCAGCGGGCGTAGCCCTGTGGATCGGTGGTGCGACCGCGCAAGAGGCCAAGCCCAAGGCGCCTGCGGACAAGAAACCCAACATCGTCATCATCTGGGGAGACGACGTCGGTCAGACCGATGTCAGTGCTTACTCGATGGGACTGATGGGCTTTCACACGCCCAACATCGATCGGGTCGCCAAGGAAGGCATGATCTTCACCGACTACTACGCCGAGCAAAGCTGCACCGCCGGCCGCGGGTCGTTCATCACCGGGCAGTCCGGCTTGCGCACGGGCTTGACCAAGGTCGGGTTGCCGGGCGCTGCGGTAGGGTTACAAAAGGAAGACCCGACGATTGCCGAGCTGTTGAAGGCACAAGGCTATGCGACCGGCCAGTTCGGCAAGAACCATCTGGGCGACCGCAACGAGTACCTGCCCACCGTGCACGGCTTCGACGAGTTCTACGGCAACCTCTACCACCTCAATGCCAACGAAGAACCGGAGCTGCCGGACTTTCCGAAAGACCCGGCGTTCCTCGCCAAGTTCGGCCCCCGTGGCGTGCTGGACTGCAAGGCCTCGAACAAGGACGACACAACGGTCGATCCGCGCTTCGGCAAGGTCGGCAAGCAGGTGTGCACCGACACCGGTCCGCTGACCAAGAAGCGGATGGAAACCATCGACGATGACGTCGCCGACCGAGCCGTGGACTTCATCCAGCGGCAAAACAAGGCCGGCAAGCCAGCCTTCGTCTGGGTGAACTTCTCCCACATGCACTTCCGCACACACACCAAGGCGGAGAGCATTGGCCAGGCGGGGCGCTGGCAGAGCCCGTACCACGACACCATGATCGACCACGACAAGAATGTCGGCTCCGTCCTCAAGGTCCTCGATGACCTGGGCATCGCGGACAACACCTTCGTCATGTACTCGACCGACAACGGTCCGCACATGAACTCCTGGCCGGACGCAGCGATGACACCGTTCCGCAGCGAGAAGAACACGAACTGGGAAGGCGCCTATCGCGTGCCGGCGATGGTCCGCTGGCCGGGTCACATCAAGCCGGGCAGCGTCTCGAACGACATCGTCGCTCACCTCGACTGGCTGCCGACCCTTCTGGCTATTGCTGGCGACACGCAAGTGAAAGAGGAGTTGCTCAAGGGCTACAAGGTCGGAGACGTGACCTACAAGGTCCACCTGGACGGTGACAACCTCGTTCCCTACCTGACCGGCCAGGCCGAGAAGAGTCCGCGGGTTTCGTTTCTGTACATAAACGACGATCAACAATTGACCGCTCTGCGCTACGACAACTGGAAGCTCGTCTTCATGGAGCAGCGGGCCAAGGGCACGTTGCTCCTCTGGGCAAACCCGTTCACCTCCTTACGGGTCCCGAAGATACTCAATCTCCGCACGGACCCATACGAGCGGGCGGACATTACTTCGAACACCTACTATGACTGGCTGCTGGATCACGCCTTCTTGTTGGTCCCCGCGCAGGCGTATGTGGGCCAGTTCCTGATGACCTTCAAGGACTACCCGCAGCGGCAGAAGGCGGACAGCTTCAACCTGGATGACGTTTTTCGGAAGCTGAAGGAAAGCGAGGGGTCGAAGTAG
- a CDS encoding sigma 54-interacting transcriptional regulator — translation MARLVDCLGFDRTTFLEVTQNDGRVRAVASWARSDIPVFQSEDFARDYPWFSGRLQSGEVLALTRLPDDLPAEAAAERQHCEEVGLKSILTIPIAVGGAFRGIMSFGAMRTYRTLPDELTRRIRLIGEVFANAIVRARSEQTLVQALAEIRELKDRLQAENVLLREDANASHDFEEIVGDSVALRRVLVQAEQVAPTDAAVLITGETGTGKELIARAVHNRSPRREQSFVAVNCSALPAGLIESELFGHERGAFTGAVTRKIGRFEVANGGTIFLDEIGELAPDLQPKLLRVLQSGEFERVGATRTLKVDVRVIAATNCDLAAAVAQGQFRADLYYRLGVFPIHMPALRERREDVPLLAWFFITRKQNKLGKRIDKIPEQAMTALVSYPWPGNVRELENVIERALILSAGSTLHVDELWARGTSRTAGTSDTIESLERSHILAVLRACEWRVNGVGNAAARLGLNPSTLRFRMKKLAIARPGT, via the coding sequence ATGGCCAGACTGGTAGATTGTCTCGGCTTTGATCGGACGACGTTTCTCGAAGTTACGCAGAACGACGGCCGTGTTCGTGCCGTCGCATCGTGGGCTCGCTCCGACATCCCGGTATTTCAGTCGGAAGATTTTGCCAGGGACTACCCATGGTTCAGCGGGAGGCTGCAATCGGGCGAGGTGTTGGCACTCACGCGGTTGCCCGACGACTTGCCCGCCGAAGCAGCGGCCGAGCGCCAGCATTGCGAGGAAGTTGGGCTCAAATCAATCCTGACCATTCCCATCGCCGTCGGCGGCGCGTTCCGGGGGATCATGTCGTTCGGGGCCATGCGTACTTACCGCACCCTCCCGGATGAGCTCACTCGCCGGATTCGGCTTATCGGCGAGGTGTTTGCCAACGCGATCGTCCGCGCGCGTTCCGAGCAGACGCTCGTGCAGGCGTTGGCGGAGATCCGGGAGCTGAAGGATCGGCTACAGGCCGAGAACGTGCTGCTGCGCGAGGACGCAAACGCGTCGCACGACTTCGAGGAGATCGTCGGCGACAGCGTCGCCTTGCGCCGCGTGTTGGTGCAGGCAGAGCAGGTCGCGCCAACCGACGCGGCGGTGCTGATCACCGGTGAGACCGGGACAGGCAAGGAGCTCATCGCGCGTGCCGTCCACAATCGCAGTCCGCGGCGCGAGCAGTCCTTCGTGGCCGTCAACTGCAGCGCGCTACCCGCTGGGCTCATTGAGAGCGAGCTGTTCGGACACGAACGCGGCGCGTTCACTGGCGCGGTGACCCGCAAGATCGGCCGCTTCGAGGTGGCCAACGGCGGGACTATCTTCCTCGACGAGATCGGCGAGTTGGCGCCCGACCTGCAACCGAAGCTGTTACGCGTGCTGCAGTCGGGTGAGTTCGAACGCGTCGGCGCCACGCGAACGTTGAAGGTCGACGTCAGGGTCATCGCTGCAACCAACTGCGATTTGGCGGCGGCGGTGGCGCAGGGGCAGTTTCGGGCCGATCTTTACTACCGGCTCGGGGTGTTTCCGATTCATATGCCCGCGCTGCGCGAACGGCGTGAGGACGTGCCGTTGCTGGCGTGGTTCTTCATCACCCGCAAACAGAACAAGCTGGGCAAACGCATCGACAAGATCCCGGAGCAGGCGATGACGGCACTGGTGTCCTACCCGTGGCCCGGCAACGTGCGCGAACTCGAAAATGTCATCGAGCGTGCGCTCATCCTATCCGCCGGATCGACGCTGCACGTCGACGAGCTGTGGGCCAGGGGTACCTCGAGGACGGCGGGCACCTCTGACACGATCGAGTCGCTGGAACGCTCGCACATCCTCGCGGTGCTGCGTGCGTGCGAATGGCGCGTCAACGGCGTGGGCAACGCCGCCGCACGCCTCGGCCTCAACCCGAGTACGCTGCGCTTTCGGATGAAGAAGCTGGCGATCGCGCGGCCCGGGACGTAG
- a CDS encoding type II toxin-antitoxin system prevent-host-death family antitoxin, which translates to MQLGLREANQHFSKAIKAVKAGQEVVLTERGKPIAVIKPLPPGDDVDAALRRMEAAGLLTRATRRGPMPPFRPRRIKGPPLSHTIREERDED; encoded by the coding sequence ATGCAACTCGGACTGCGCGAAGCGAACCAACATTTCTCGAAGGCGATCAAAGCGGTGAAGGCCGGGCAGGAGGTCGTGCTGACCGAGCGCGGCAAGCCGATCGCGGTCATCAAGCCGCTGCCCCCAGGTGATGACGTGGACGCCGCGTTGCGCCGCATGGAAGCCGCAGGGCTGTTGACCCGCGCCACCCGGCGCGGGCCCATGCCGCCGTTCCGCCCGCGCCGCATCAAAGGGCCGCCGCTGTCGCACACGATTCGCGAAGAGCGCGACGAAGACTGA
- a CDS encoding type II toxin-antitoxin system VapC family toxin: protein MPRASAYFDTSVVVKRYVHEAGAVRARTLLRRYRFVSSALTPVEALSALNRRRRAGDLATTDFEAIIARLQRDRAIWDLVSLSPTVLGLAEQVVRDTPTSAHSTRYSSLRPNRFARCPVSPCRSSLPTPASAMRPYNSAST from the coding sequence ATGCCCCGGGCCTCCGCCTATTTCGACACCAGCGTGGTGGTGAAGCGGTACGTCCACGAAGCCGGTGCGGTCCGTGCCCGCACCCTGCTGCGTCGCTATCGCTTTGTCTCGTCCGCCCTCACTCCGGTTGAGGCGCTTTCGGCACTCAATCGCCGGCGGCGAGCGGGCGACCTGGCGACGACCGACTTCGAGGCGATCATCGCGCGCCTCCAGCGCGATCGCGCGATCTGGGATCTGGTGAGCCTGAGCCCCACAGTGTTGGGCCTGGCCGAGCAAGTTGTGCGCGACACCCCGACGTCCGCACACTCGACGCGCTACAGCTCGCTGCGGCCCAATCGGTTCGCACGCTGTCCGGTCAGCCCGTGCCGTTCATCACTGCCGACGCCCGCCAGCGCGATGCGGCCATACAACTCGGCCTCGACGTGA
- the hflB gene encoding ATP-dependent zinc metalloprotease FtsH, whose amino-acid sequence MQKRIRFSIGYFIAAVAVLLLLNTYLVHEEVGEITYAQFKQLVASGKVTDVVISPDYITGRFTTTDLGDMLPEAQVRQIQHWGGTEHYFRTVRLEDGKLIELLDAQHVPYSGRLAATWVTNLMSWVGTVAFFLIVWGFVFRRMGAAGPGAGLMAIGKSKAKVYVESATQVTFADVAGVDEAKEELQEVVEFLKSPEKFRRLGGKLPKGVLLVGAPGTGKTLLARAVAGEAKVAFFSMSGSEFVEMFVGVGAARVRDLFEQAKQKAPCIVFIDELDALGKSRAINPLGTHDEREQTLNQLLVEMDGFDPNIGVIIMAATNRPEILDAALLRAGRFDRHVALDRPDVRGREAILRVHTRTVKLGPDVNLALVAGRTPGFVGADLANIVNEAALLAARRERSEVTMADFDDAIDRVVAGLERKTRVMNKREKEIVAYHESGHALVASALPGVDPVRKISIIPRGIAALGYTQQQPTEDRYLMTRSELEDRLCVLLGGRVAEEIVFGDISTGAQDDLQKATDIVLSMVTQYGMSEALGLRTFDRQRRSPFFDTPGLMTTKDYSEDKASSIDAEVEKILETAHSRVRGILTDWRALLERVAQHLITAEAIDGDELRRMIAEYREQSAVRSA is encoded by the coding sequence ATGCAGAAGCGCATTCGATTCTCGATTGGATACTTCATCGCGGCGGTGGCGGTGTTGCTCCTCCTCAATACCTATCTCGTGCACGAGGAGGTCGGCGAGATCACGTACGCTCAATTCAAGCAGCTCGTTGCCTCCGGTAAGGTGACGGATGTCGTCATCAGTCCGGATTACATCACAGGCCGATTCACGACGACGGATCTGGGCGACATGTTGCCCGAAGCGCAGGTGCGCCAGATTCAACACTGGGGTGGCACCGAGCACTACTTCCGCACGGTGCGCCTCGAAGATGGAAAGTTGATCGAACTGCTCGATGCGCAACACGTGCCCTACAGCGGGCGGCTGGCCGCAACCTGGGTCACGAACCTGATGTCGTGGGTCGGCACGGTCGCGTTCTTCCTCATCGTCTGGGGCTTTGTGTTTCGGCGCATGGGGGCGGCTGGTCCGGGGGCGGGGCTGATGGCCATCGGCAAGAGCAAGGCGAAGGTTTACGTTGAGAGCGCAACCCAGGTCACGTTTGCTGACGTGGCCGGCGTCGACGAGGCGAAGGAAGAGTTGCAGGAGGTCGTCGAGTTTCTCAAATCGCCGGAGAAGTTCCGGCGACTGGGAGGGAAACTTCCCAAAGGTGTGCTCCTGGTCGGCGCGCCCGGTACCGGCAAGACCTTGCTCGCCCGCGCAGTGGCGGGTGAAGCGAAGGTGGCGTTCTTCAGCATGAGCGGCTCGGAGTTCGTCGAGATGTTTGTCGGGGTGGGTGCCGCGCGCGTGCGCGACCTGTTTGAACAGGCGAAGCAGAAAGCGCCGTGCATCGTGTTCATCGATGAACTCGACGCGCTGGGCAAATCGCGCGCGATCAATCCGCTCGGCACCCACGACGAACGCGAGCAGACGCTCAATCAGTTGCTGGTCGAGATGGATGGTTTCGATCCCAACATCGGCGTGATCATCATGGCGGCCACCAACCGGCCGGAGATTCTCGATGCGGCGCTGCTGCGAGCGGGACGATTCGATCGTCATGTCGCGCTCGATCGGCCGGACGTGCGCGGCCGCGAGGCCATCCTGCGGGTCCACACCCGCACCGTGAAACTCGGGCCGGACGTGAACCTGGCGCTGGTGGCCGGGCGCACGCCCGGCTTCGTCGGCGCTGACCTCGCCAACATCGTCAATGAGGCTGCGCTGCTCGCCGCGCGGCGTGAGCGGTCGGAGGTTACGATGGCCGACTTTGACGATGCGATTGATCGCGTCGTCGCCGGACTCGAACGCAAGACCCGGGTGATGAACAAGCGCGAGAAAGAAATCGTTGCCTACCACGAATCGGGGCACGCACTGGTCGCCAGCGCGTTACCGGGCGTTGATCCGGTGCGCAAGATTTCGATCATCCCGCGCGGGATCGCTGCGCTCGGGTATACCCAACAGCAACCCACCGAGGACCGCTACTTGATGACCCGCTCCGAGCTCGAGGATCGGTTGTGCGTGCTGCTCGGCGGCCGGGTCGCCGAGGAGATCGTCTTCGGCGACATTTCCACCGGGGCGCAAGACGACTTGCAGAAGGCCACCGACATCGTGCTCAGCATGGTGACCCAGTACGGTATGAGCGAGGCCCTGGGACTGCGCACGTTCGATCGTCAACGCCGCTCGCCGTTCTTCGACACGCCGGGCTTGATGACGACGAAGGACTACAGTGAAGACAAGGCCAGCAGCATCGATGCCGAGGTCGAGAAGATCCTCGAGACGGCGCACAGCCGCGTGCGCGGTATCCTCACCGACTGGCGGGCGTTGCTGGAGCGGGTGGCGCAGCACCTCATCACCGCCGAAGCGATCGATGGCGATGAGTTGCGCCGGATGATTGCGGAATACCGCGAACAGAGCGCGGTCCGCTCTGCCTAG